Genomic window (Verrucomicrobiia bacterium):
TATGCAGACGGCACCGGCACTCCCATCGGAACGGGCCAGGACCGCTTCTTCGGCCCGAATGCGCAGCCGGGAAACGGCCTGCGCTTCACCCAAACCCTCCCGGGAGGCCCGCGAATCTCCGGCTTCTTCGACTTCAACCCCGCTGCCGTGGGCTCGGCGCGCTTCCGCATTCGAACCGCCTTCATCGACGCCTCATGGATTCCCTGAACCTGGGTCGGCTCAACCTACCGCTCGCCCCCGGCCCGGGAGGCCCCCTCCTCGCCGGCCTGCCCCCCTGCCCCGCCGCCCTCGCCGCCGTCGTCAATGGCCACCGCTGCGGCCTGCTCAAGGACCTGACCCGGGTGCTGGAATCCGGCGACCGCGCTTCCCTGGACCAGGCGGTCTCCGTGGTCCGTCCTTATCCCGAGGATGACCTCGAATCCCTTGCGGGCGCCTGGGAGGCTCTGACCGGACTGCCGGCCGGCGACGACGTGTACGTGCTTCGGGCCTCGTGGGAACGCCAGCGCTTCCTCATGCCTCGCCTCGCCCTCATGTCCCTCCTGAAAGACCTCGAAGTCCGGCGCCCCGGATCGAAGCGCACCTGATGGACCTCGACTACCTCGAGCAAACCGCAGCCGCAGCCGACCGGCCGGGGCCGGGTCAGGGCGGACGGATTGCCGCCGCACTCGCGATTCTGGACGGACACCGGGCCTTCGAACTCGATCCGGAAACACTCCACGCACACCCCACCCTTCGAGGCTACGCCCTGGCCGCACGCCGGTTGAAGGCCTTCTATGCCAGCGCCGAACGGGCCGGGTATTTTCAACCCCTCGACTCCCCGCCTATCGTCGGCGGACCAGTCTCCATCGACTGGTTCCGGCGGGGCGTGCCCACGCCCGAGGGCTTTCTTCCGCTGAGCTGGCTGGCCTTCTGCGAATGGATCCTTCGTACCTCCCAACTCAGGGCCGACAACCCCGGGGAATTCTACTCGCGGATCCAGGGACGAACGTACCACCTGCGGTTCCGTCGCGAAGATGGCATCCACCCCGCCCTCACCTGGGCCGAACCCCTGTCCCGCGGCGGGCCTCCTCCCCCCGTAACCCCTTGAGGAAGGGGCGGCGGGAACAAGGCAGGACGCCGCCACGCTGAAGCGCTCGCCAGGCCGGCCCACCTCCGGGACCCTGCGGGAAGCTGCGGACCACCGCGCTACCCGAGAATCCGCCGGCCTTCGTCGAGGAAGATGCCCTTGAAGTTCATCTCGAGGGCCTGCGGGTTGCTGGCCTTCGAAAGGGCCTCCTTCTCGGTGATCTTGCGGGCCTTCACCAGCTCGAAAAGGGCCTGGTTGAAGCTCAGCATCCCGTCGTCGGTGCCCATCTCGATGGCGGCCGACAGCTTGTCCAGCCGGTTCTCCTCGATGAGCTTCCGTACCGTGCTGTTGCTGATCAGGATCTCCAGCGCCACCGTCACTCCCCCCTCCACGGTCTGGATCATCCGCTGGCAGATCACCGCCTGCAACGTGCCCACCAACTGGCGCCGCACCTGCTCGCGCTCCTCGGCGCGGAAAAAGTCGAGGATGCGGGTGACCGACTGGGCCGCCGTGGTGGTGTGCAGCGTGGACAGCACCAGATGCCCGGTGTCGGCCGCCCCGATGGCCGCCTGGAAGCTCGTCGCGTCCCGCATCTCGCCGATCATGATGATGTCGGGGTCCTGCCGGAGGACGTACTTGAGACCGTGAACGTAGGACGGAGTGTCCAGGCCGATCTCCCGTTGTTCGATCACCGACTGGTCATCCTCGAACACATACTCGATGGGGTCCTCCAGCGTGATCACATGCTTCCGCGAGGTGCGGTTGATGTGCTGCATCATGGCGGCCAGCGTCGTGGACTTGCCGCTTCCCGTGGCCCCCGCCACCAGCACGATGCCGCGTGGAGAATCGGCGATCTTCTTGACGACCGGCAGAAGCCCGAGCTGCTCAAACTCCGGGATCTGGGCCTTCACATAACGCATCGCCAGACACAGATTGCCGCGCTGCTGGAACACGTTGGTCCGAAACCGGCCAATCCCCGGAACGTAATACGAGAAGTCCACCTCCCGCGTCTCCTCAAGCTGGACCTTGCCGTGCCGGGGGATGATCTGCTCGACGATCATGTTCAGCCACTCCTCCGAGGGCTCCGGACACTCGATGGGCACAAGCTGGCTGTTGATCCGGAAAATGACGGGCCCGCCGATCTTGATGTGGATGTCGGAGGCGCCTCCATCCACAGCGGTCTTGAGGATTTTATGAAAAAGTTCCATGGGAAAGCACTGGAGATGGCGCACCGACGCGCCCACCGGACCGGAGGCGTGGGATGGTCAATCGACCGCCCGGATCAGCCCAGGTGGGAAAGGGAAAGTGATTCGAGGCGTTCCCGAACCTGAGGGGTCATGCCGAGGAACAGCAGCGAGACCTGATAGCCCGCATGCCGGTTGCCCTCGCACGCCACCACAACACCCCGGCACGCGACCTTCCGCTTCTCAATCGCAGACTCGACTTCAAGGGTCACCTCCGTCCAGGTCGGAACCGGATCCACCGAACGGAATTCCATGCCGTTCTTGCGAAGGGTGATCGCCCGTGCCGAGAGGCTGACGCTCGAAGGGATCGAAGGGGAGACTGGGGCGGATGCTCGGGAGGATCGGGAACGGTCGGCGCGGCCTGCACTCATAAACGTGTGTGCAGGCTATCACACACCCCCGGGGCGTCAATCTGCCACACCGCTCCCGCCAACGCCGGGCAACAACCCTTGGCCTCCCCAGCGTGTCGAACACGGTGCATCGACGAGGGCTACCCAGGCTGTCCTCTTGCCGGCCGCCCGCCGTCCCCCCATGGTCGCCTCTCCCAACCGGCCCCACCCCTCTCCCCACTCCTTTGACCATGAGACCTCGTCTCCGCCTCCTCACGCTCCTGACTGCGATGTTCGTGCTCCTCGTGTCCGGCTGCCGGCCCGCGCCGCCGGCCACCCCCCTGACCGAGGCCGCCGAAAAAGGCAACCTGCGACTCGTGCAGCAGCACATCGCCGCCAAGTCCGATCTCAACGCCAAGGATCGTGTCGGCCTCACGGCAACACACCATGCGGCCATCCGCGGCGATCTGCCCATGGCGCAGGCCCTGGTCGCCGCAGGGGCCGATCTCGCCGTCCGCAATGCCACCGACAGAACGCCGGCCGAACTGGCCCGCGTCAATGGCCGCATCCCCGTGGCCGAGTTCCTGGAGCAGGCCCAGTCGCGCTCCAGAAGCGGCGGACGCGGCCTCGTCGATGGCGGCCTCGGCGTGTCCGGCGTACTCGACAGCCACTGAACCGGCGGTGCTTTCAGTGCCCTCAGTGACCCAACCTGGACGACGATTCCTGGCGGCAGTTCGGACTCGACCCTCCCCGCGCGCCCGGCACCCTCCCACCCGCGATGCCCCACACCGGGCAGATCCGCATCCCATGAGCCCTCGCTTGCCCCCCTCCCCATCGGCCCCTCGCTTCCGCGTCCTCGTCACAGTGGCGCTGGCGCTGCTGTGCCTGGCCCGCGTGGCGCCCGCGACGAATGCGCCGCCCAATGTCATCCTCATCGTCGTGGACGATCTGGGCGCCCACGACCTCGGCCACACCGGATCCCGCTTCCATGCCACGCCCGCCCTCGACCGCCTGGCCGCGTCGGGGATGACCTTCACCCAGGCCTACGCCGCGAGCACCGTCTGCTCCCCAACCCGGGCCGCCATCCTCACCGGCAAGTATCCCGCCCGCCTCCGCGTCACCGACTGGATCCGGGGGCACGACTTTCCCCAGGCCAAACTCCGCCCGCCCGACTGGACCCGCCAATTGCCTCACGCCGAAATCACGCTGGCCGAACACCTGCGCCAACTCGGCTACGCCACCTTCCACCTCGGCAAGTGGCACCTCGGGGGCGACGGCTCCGCACCGGAAGACCACGGATTCGATCGCAACCTCGGCGGCGATCATCGCGGTCAGCCACCCAGCTACTTCTCCCCCTACCGCATCCCCAGCCTCCCAGATGGTCCCGAAGGCGAATACCTCACCGACCGCGAAGCCCTGGAAGCCGTGCGGTTCATCGCGGCGTCGAAGGACCGCCCGTTCTTCCTCAACTACTGGCCCTACACGGTTCACACCCCGCTCCAGGCCCCCGCCGACCTCGTCGCCACCCACCGCCGCCGCGCCGCCGAACATCCCGGCCCGCAGAACCACCCCACCTACGCCGCCATGATCGAACGCCTCGACGCCGCCGTTGCACGGATCCTCGACGCCCTCGATGCCCATGGCCTCACCGAACGCACCCTCATCGCCTTCACCTCCGACAACGGCGGTCTCGTCCTCGGCCAACATCCCCCCACCAGCAATGCGCCGCTCCGCGCAGGCAAGGGCTCGCCCTACGAAGGCGGTCACCGCGTCCCCCTGACCCTCCGCTGGCCGGGCGTTACCACCCCCGGTTCGTGGAGCGCCACGCCCGTCTCCTCGATCGACCTTCTGCCCACCCTCCTCGCCGCCGTTGGCGCCACCCTCCCCGACACCCCGGGCACCCGCATCGACGGACGCAACCTCGCCCCGCTTCTCCGCGATCCGACCGCCGCTCTCGATCGCGAAGCCCTCTTCTGGCACTACCCCCACTACCATCCCGGCGGTTCCACTCCCTACGCCGCCATCCGCTCCGGCCACTGGAAACTCATTCAATACTACGAGACCGGCCGGCATGAACTCTACGACCTCGCCTCCGATCCAGGCGAGTCCAACGACCTCGCCGGGGCCCAACCCGAACGGGTCCTGGCCCTCTCCCGCCAGCTCTTCGCCTGGCAGAACCGTGTCGGAGCCCAATGGCCCATGGCCAATCCCCGCTGGGAATCCACCCCCATCGCCCCCGACCCGGACGGCACCGTCCGTCTCCACGCCCGCCATGCCAAAGTCCATGGCGAAGTCCTCCGCTACGAACCCCAGCCCTTCAAGGACACGCTGGGCTGGTGGACCCGGGCCGAAGACTCGGCCTCCTGGTCCGTCGCCCTTGACCAACCCGGCCGCTTCGCCGTCGAGGTCCTTCAGGGCTGCGGCAAAGGCAGTGGCGGCAGCACCGTGGATGTCCACGTCGCCGACCAATCCCTCGCTTTCACCGTCCTCGAGACCGGCGGGTTCCAGGACTTCGTCCGCCGTCCCATCGGCGAAGTGGACCTCCCCGCCGGAACCCACCCGGTCCGCGTCCAACCCGCCTCCAAACCCGGCCTCGCCGTCATGGACCTCCGCGAGGTCACGCTCCGCCCCGTCCTGCGATGACGCTCGCCAACAAGATCACCATCGCGCGCATCCTGCTCATCCCGATCTTCATCGTGCAGGTGCTCTACTTCCGGCAGACGGGCGAACCGGGCTACCGCTGGGTGGCCCTTGCCGTCTTCCTGACGGCCTCCCTCAGCGACGCCCTCGACGGGTGGATCGCCAGGCGCTTCAACCAGAGGAGCCAACTCGGCGCGGTCCTCGATCCCCTGGCCGACAAGCTTCTCCTCGTTGCCGCCCTGATCCTACTCAGCCGGTCAGGTTCTCCCCATCTTCCCGCTCTGCCCATCTGGCTGGTAGCCACCGTCCTCAGCCGCGACGCCCTTCTGGTGCTGGGGCTTGGCGTGATTCATTTCACCTGCGGCCGGTTCGTGGTGAAACCCAATCTCACCGGCAAAGCCGCCACCGTCCTCCAGATGGCCATCGTTCTCCTTGCCCTTGCAGACCTCTGGCCCGAGACCCGGTACTGGGTCGCCTTGGTCACGGCACTCGTCACCGCGGTTTCCGGCCTGATCTACATCCGCGACGGTCTCCAGCAATTGAGCGCCAGTCCCCATAGCGCCCCCGATTCCTCCCGCCCCTGACCTCCCTCACGGCTCCCTCCCTCCAGGGAGAACCCCACCCCGATGCCGCTCGGAGCGGAGGAATGGCCCTTCAGATCGCCCCGCCCCGGATGCCCGCCTCACTGCCGCTCGTACTCACCCCGTCCCACCCGTTTCAGCACCGTGAACCCCGCCTTTTTCGCGTCCGAAATCGAAACGGGCTTGGTGATCGCCGGTGCATGGAAGGTGGACAGCAGCTTCCGCACCGGCCGCTTGCACGCGGGACACTGGGTCAACGGCTTGGCGCTCAACGGTCGCCTCAGGGTGAACCGCCCCCCGCACGCCACACAACTTCCCTCGCATAGTTCGTATTCGTAGATCGGCATGGTGCCTTCGAGTCCGGTGGGATCATAACCCCCTGGCCACCCCTTGGGAATGCTCCGTCGCCCCTTCCTTCTGACCAGCCATGCCTGTCGACAAGAGGGCGAGTTGACAGGTGGGATTCAGACCGATAGGGCGATCCCGGCAACGGGAAGGACGGATCCCTGACCGGCTTGGGGGGGCACGTCGCCATGCCATGCGGATCGCAAGGAGAAGGTTCTTCCGTCTGAACCGGATCTCATGGATCGAATCGTGGTTCGTCCGGTGGAAACGGAGGAGGAAACTCGCCGGTCCCAAAACCAAAAAAGAAAAAGACAGGCTCTTAAAACTGACCGCCAAAACATTAAAAGCCAGTCCTATTAAACTTGACGATGCACCTAGTTGCTTCAGTCTCCCCGTCGCGTCATCCGAGTCACCCTCCATCTTCCTCTCCCTCAACGCGAACTTACCCCATGAGAACCCCTCGCATCAAAGCCGATCCCTCCCTCCCTGCAGTCTATCACTGCATGTCCCGCGTCGCCGGCCGCCTCCCTCTCCTCGACGACTCCGCCAAGAACAAGCTCGTCAACATCCTCCACCACCTCGCCCGCTTCTGTGACATCGACATCATCACCTTCTGCATGATGTCCAACCACTTCCATCTCCTCATCCGCGTCCCTCCCAAACCCCTCCCCGACTCCATCCCGGACGACGTCATCCTCGCCAAACTCGAGGACTTCTACGGGCCCAAGGCCACCCTTCCCTCCCTCGCCCGCGCCGCCCTCAACAAGGGTCAACCCATCCCCGACGACATCCGCCAGGCCGTCCTCTCCCGCATCGCCGACCTCTCCATCTTCCTCCAGGAGTTCAAGCAACGCTTCTCCCGCTGGTACAACCGCCGTCACGACCGCTCCGGCTACCTCTGGGGCGAACGCTTCCGCAGTGTTCTGGTGGAAGACTGTCCCAGCACCCTCCGCGCCATCGCCGCCTACATCGACCTCAACCCCGTCCGCGCCGGCCTGGTCAACGATCCCAAGGACTACCGCTTCTGTGGCTACGCCGCCGCCCTCACCGGCGACAAGGTCATCCGCCGCGGAATCATGGGCTTTCTGGGGGCAAACGACTGGAGCGCGGCGTCAGCAGAATATCGCCTGGCCCTCTATCTGATCGGCGGGACTTCGGGTCGGAGCGACAAGCGGGTGCTGGACCCGGAGGCGATCCGGGCGGAACTGGAGCGGGGTGGTCAACTACCGCTGGGGCAGATCCTGCGGTTGCGGATCCGGCACATGACCGACGGGGTGTTCCTGGGCTCGAAGGAGTTTGTGGACCAGATGTGGGAGCGGCACCGGGATAAGTTCGGGAAGCGACGCAAGAGCGGCGCAAGGACCATTCGGGGCGCTCCGATTCCGGGGATTACCGTATTGCGGGATCTGCGAGTGGATGCGGTAGGGTAGGTCACTGCATTGAAGGCGAGAGCGCCAGTGGTCCCGATCCACAACCTCGGGAGCTTCGCGGGAGACGCGCCAACGCTGATCGCGGTCCTGACTCGATGGATCGAGGCTCTCGAAGATGCACTGGTCGAAACCTGGGGGTGCCGTGCCGAGGCTCAATCCAACCGAGGTGAGCGGACAACCGCCGGTTTACGCATCTTCCATTGTCCCCTTCGAACCCCCTTTGGCACCCTGTGGCCATGCGATACCTCGCCGCCCTGCGACTCGGCTGGGCCTTCGGATGGCTCGGTCTGGCCGCCCCCCCGGTCCTATCGGCCCCCCAACCCGTCGATACCCTCAACCCGGAGCACATCGCCGAAATGCGCTCGGTCGGAGAAGTCGCCCTCTCGCCGGACGGCCGCCATGTCGCCTTCACACGCAGCGTTCCCCGCCGCCCTGGCGTCGATGAGGACGGAGAAGCCTGGGTGGAACTGTGGGTCCTCGACATCGACCCCGCCCGCGAACGCCCCTTCATCACCGGCAAGGTCAATGTGCAGTCGGTCGGCTGGACCCGGGACGGGCGCCACGTCGCATTTCTTGCCAAACGAGGCGATGACACGCACCGATCCCTCCATCTCATCCCCATCGACGGCGGCGAGGCACGACGGGCCCTTTCCCTTGCCAGCGACATTTCCAGCTATGCCTTCGCCCCCGACGGCCAGCGGGTGGCCGTGCTGGCGGCGGAACCTGAAGACGAGACCCGGAAGAAGCTCAAGGAGAAGGGATTCAAACAGGAGATCTACGAGGAGGACTGGCGTTTCACCCGAGTCTGGCTCGGCCAACCCTTCGCCGAAACCAACCCGCCCCCTGCCGCCCTTGCCCTGACCGGATCGGTCCGCAGTGTGCGCTGGAGCCCCTCCGCCGATCGGCTCGCAGTCGCCGTCAGCCCTACTCCTTCCGTGGACGACGGTTTCATGCGCCAGCAGATCCTCATTGTCGGCGCCTCCACCAACGCGCCCGTCCTCGCCCGCGTGGACCACGCCGCCAAGCTGCAGACCTTCGAGTGGAACCCGGACGGCACGCAGCTCGCCTTGATCACGGGAGAGGATCTTCACGACCCCTCCGCCGGACGCCTGATGGTCGTCTCCGCCCGCGGCGGACGGCCGCGTGACCTCCTTCCGAATCTTGAAGCGGAAGTCTCCCACCTCGCGTGGAGCGCTCCTGACCAGATCGTGTATGTCACCGGCCAGGGCGCCCTGTCCCACCTCGCCCGCGTCGGTCTCCAACCGGGAGCCGCCCCCGTGAGCCTCCACGGACCCGGCCGTCCGATCATCGCCGGATTCAGTCTGTCGGCGGACGGCTCGCGGGCCGCGCTCGCCGCCCACACCCCGGCACACCCGGCCGAGGTCTTCACCGTTTCCCTCGACGTCCCGGCCGCCCCCGTCCGGCGCACCGACAGCAACCCCTGGCTGGCCGGCCTCCGCCTTGCTCCCCAGGAGATCGTCCGTCACCGGGCCCGCGACGGCCTCGACATCGAGGGCATTTTGATCCGCCCTCTTCAGGCGCGCGCAGGAACCCGGTATCCGCTGATCCTCGCCGTCCATGGCGGTCCCGAGGCGCATGTGAGCGACGGATGGGTGACGAGCTATTCCCTGCCCGGCCAGGTCGCCGCCGCCCGCGGCTTTGCCGTCTTCTACCCCAACTACCGCGGCAGCACCGGGCGTGGCGTGCCCTTTTCCAAGCTGGGCCAGGGCGATGCGGCCGGACGCGAATTCGATGATCTGGTGGACGGCGTGGACCACCTTATCACCATCGGGTTGGTGGACCGCGCCCGGGTGGGCGTCACCGGGGGTTCCTACGGCGGCTACGCCACGGCCTGGTGCAGCACGCGCTACTCCGACCGCTTTGCCGCCGGCGTCATGTTCGTCGGCATCAGCGACAAGATCTCAAAGTTCGGCACCACTGACATCCCGGACGAGGAGTACCTGGTGCATGCCCGCAAACGCCCGTGGGAGGACTGGCGGTTCCAGCTTGAACGGAGTCCCATTTACCATGCGGGAAACAGCCGCACCCCGCTCCTCATCCTCCACGGTGCCGCCGATCCCCGCGTTCATCCGGCCCAGTCCCTCGAGATGTACCGTCATCTCAAGCTCCGCAGCCAGGCGCCCGTCCGGCTCGTTCTCTATCCCGGTGAAGGCCATGGCAATCGACGCGCTGCCGCCCGTTACGACTATCACCTGCGCATGCTCCGCTGGTTCGAGCATTACCTCCAGGGTCCCGGCGGCGCCATGCCCCCCTACGACCTCGATCCCCTGCCTGGCGTCGCCCCATGATCGCGCCGCAATGAGGCTCGCCCGACCGGGCGTTCCGGGTTCATGCTGACCGCATGATCCTGAGTGCAGCCGAGTTGGAGGCCCTGGTCCAAATTCGCCACGCATCGCCCCACGACCTGCTGGGCATGCACCCGCTGGGCGACGGCAAGGGCGTTGTTGTCCGCGCCTTTCTGCCCGACGCGGCGCGTGTCGAGGCGCATCCCGTCCATGAACCCGGCCGCCCCCCCGTCCCCCTTCGGCGGATTCACGACTCCGGCCTCTTCGAAGGCATCGCGGCCAAGGCCCGGCAGGTCTTTGCGTATGACCTCGTGGTCACCTGGCCCGACGGGCAGGTGACCCGCTCGCGCGATCCCTACTCGTTCCTGCCCACGGTGGGCGAAGCGGATCTCTACCTCTTTGGCCAGGGCCAGGAGCGGCGCATCTACGACAAGCTCGGCGCACACCTGCGCGAACTCGATGGCACGCCTGGCGCCAGCTTCGCCGTCTGGGCCCCCAGCGCCCAGCGCGTCAGCGTGGTTGGCGCCTTCAACCATTGGGACGGCCGCCGTCACCCCATGCGGCGGATGGGCGCCTCGGGGGTCTGGGAACTCTTCATTCCCGGCATTCCCCGGGGCACCCTCTACAAGTACGAGATCCGCGATGCCCACGGCGGCATCCATCTCAAGACCGACCCTTACGCCACCTTCTCCGAACCCCCTCCGAACAACGCCTCTATCGTCTGGGACACCCGCCGGTTCGCCTGGTCCGACGACGCCTGGATCGCCGCCCGCACCGCCGCCCGTCCCCTCCACGCACCCATGTCGGTGTACGAAATCCACCTCGGTTCCTGGCGCAAGAAGACCGCCGCCGAATCCCTCAGCTACCGCGAACTCGCCGCCCCGCTCATCGACCACGTCCGGCGCACCGGCTTCACCCATGTCGAGTTCCTCCCGGTCAGCGAACACGCCTTCTACCCGAGCTGGGGCTACCAGGTGACCGGCTTTTACGCCCCCACCTGCCGCTACGGCACCCCGGACGACTTCCAATACCTCATCAACGCCCTGCACGAGGCCGGCATTGGCGTCCTCATCGACTGGGTTCCGGCCCACTTTCCGCGCGACGACTGGGCGTTGGCCCGCTTCGACGGCACCTGCCTCTACGAGCACGAGGATCCCCGCCGCGGCGCCCACGCCGACTGGGGAACCCTGATCTTCAATTACGGGCGCCACGAGGTCCGGAATTTCCTGATCGCCAACGCCCTCTTCTGGATCGAGCGCTACCACGTGGACGGTCTCCGCGTGGACGCCGTCGCCTCGATGCTGTACCTCGACTACTCGAAGAAGGCCGGCGAATGGCTCCCGAACCGCTACGGCGGCAAGGAGAACATCGAGGCCATCGAGTTCCTCCGCGAGTTCAACCACCTCGTCCACACCGAACACCCCGGCGTGGTCACGGTCGCCGAGGAATCCACCTCCTGGGGCATGGTCTCGCGCCCGCCCTACCTCGGCGGACTGGGCTTCACCTTCAAGTGGAACATGGGCTGGATGCACGACACCCTCGGCTACTTCAAGAGGGAACCCATCCACCGTCAGCACCATCACAACGAGCTGACCTTTGCCATGCTCTACCACTACCACGAGAACTTCGTGCTCCCCCTCTCGCACGACGAAGTGGTCCACGGCAAGGGCACTCTTCTCAGCCGCATGCCCGGGGACGAGTGGCAGCGCTTCGCCAATCTCCGCTGCCTCCTCGCCTATCAGTGGTTCTTCCCCGGCAAGAAGCTTCTCTTCATGGGCGGCGAACTCGCCCAGGCCCGGGAGTGGAATCACAACGCCGAACTCGACTGGTGGCTCCTCGACCAGGGCCCCTACCACGCCGGCACCCTCCGTCTCACCGCCGACCTCAACGCCCTCTACCGCGCCCATCCTTCACTGTGGGAAGCCGACTTCGACCCCGCCGGCTTTCGCTGGGTGGACTGCTCGGACCACCTCCAGAGCGTCCTCAGCTTCCTCCGCCTGCGCGCCGACGGTTCCGACCCTGTCCTCGTCGTTCTCAATCTCACCCCTGTGCTGCGCACCGGGTACCGCATCGGACTTCCCCGCCCGGGTCGCTGGGACGAGATTTTCAATTCCGACGCCGCGCTCTACGGTGGCTCCAATCAGGGGAATCTCGGGGGCGTCGAGGCCGAATCCGCCCCCCATCACGGATTGCCTCATTCCGCGGCGTTCACCCTGCCGCCCCTGGCGGTCATTGCGTTCGAATGTATCGAGTTCACGCCGGAGGATTGAAGCGCAACCAAGGGGATGGATGCGGCCAAGCAGCTTCATCCACCCTTCCCTCCTGCCCGGCCTCGCGGAACCCGGCCCTCCGAAGGCATCCAATGATGGACCAGCTTCTTGTCCGAAGGGCCGGGTTCAGCGCGTCCTCAAGGTCTTGATCCATCCACCTTCGCTCCCGGTCACTTGCGAAACATCTCGTGGCCCGCGTCGCCGCCGGACTGGAGGTAGGCGATCAGGTTCAACACCTCCTCCTCG
Coding sequences:
- the glgB gene encoding 1,4-alpha-glucan branching protein GlgB, coding for MILSAAELEALVQIRHASPHDLLGMHPLGDGKGVVVRAFLPDAARVEAHPVHEPGRPPVPLRRIHDSGLFEGIAAKARQVFAYDLVVTWPDGQVTRSRDPYSFLPTVGEADLYLFGQGQERRIYDKLGAHLRELDGTPGASFAVWAPSAQRVSVVGAFNHWDGRRHPMRRMGASGVWELFIPGIPRGTLYKYEIRDAHGGIHLKTDPYATFSEPPPNNASIVWDTRRFAWSDDAWIAARTAARPLHAPMSVYEIHLGSWRKKTAAESLSYRELAAPLIDHVRRTGFTHVEFLPVSEHAFYPSWGYQVTGFYAPTCRYGTPDDFQYLINALHEAGIGVLIDWVPAHFPRDDWALARFDGTCLYEHEDPRRGAHADWGTLIFNYGRHEVRNFLIANALFWIERYHVDGLRVDAVASMLYLDYSKKAGEWLPNRYGGKENIEAIEFLREFNHLVHTEHPGVVTVAEESTSWGMVSRPPYLGGLGFTFKWNMGWMHDTLGYFKREPIHRQHHHNELTFAMLYHYHENFVLPLSHDEVVHGKGTLLSRMPGDEWQRFANLRCLLAYQWFFPGKKLLFMGGELAQAREWNHNAELDWWLLDQGPYHAGTLRLTADLNALYRAHPSLWEADFDPAGFRWVDCSDHLQSVLSFLRLRADGSDPVLVVLNLTPVLRTGYRIGLPRPGRWDEIFNSDAALYGGSNQGNLGGVEAESAPHHGLPHSAAFTLPPLAVIAFECIEFTPED